The DNA window ATGTTACTAGTTGCGGCCAACTAGACACAAACAACATGGTATTTACAATCTTTGGTGGAAATTGGAATAGAGAAAAGAACAAGGAATATCCGCCGAACAGAACACCTGCTTTCACTAAAGCCGCCACAATGATTAGCAATACCTTTGGTTTATGTTGTAACCAATAGGCTACAAATACATAGGCAGTCGTACCAAGGGCCGTAATCAAAATAAACGGTGGCAACGGCAACATGCCTTGTAAGTGTGCCACAACTGGTGCAATCCAGGCAATAACGAGACCATTCTTCCAACCATAGCGCCATGTGGCGAGTACAAACGTAGCAGACGTGATGGAACCAATGAGGAACATACTCACCTGATTCGGAATAAATGGGAAAATAAGGCGCAAGCTTTGCGCCAATAAGGCTACGGCCAACAATAGGCCTGTGCCCGTAATAGATTTGGTAGACATAAGAACCTCCTACTATACAATATAGATTTTTAAGAGGTACTTACCTCATATAGTAAAACTAAGCTTCTACGAAATATAGACGTGCCCGATCATATACCCAATTATAAACATAAGTATAACCTAGGATAACCAATGTCATCGTTATATCCGTCACAAAAGCCATCCAAAAACTCATATGCATCATGTACATAATAATCGGTACAGTAGCAATCATAAATAAACCTTCAAACAATACCGCATGAATCGTACGGATTACAGGTCCTCGCTCTAATCGATCACCTGGTACTAGTTTATCAAATATCCAGTTAAACACAAAATTCCAAACCATAGCTAGCAAGGAAAAAATAACCATCAATACAAAGGGCTGTCCATCATGCGGAACAAACAACATTACCAAACAACCGATTAAAATACAACCAACCTCATACAAAATCGACTGTACCACACGCTCTGAAGCAGACATAACAAACACCTCCATCAGAAACCAGACAAGAAATTTACTATCACTCTACTATTATATTTATTTTTTTAAATTTGTCGAGTTATGTGGAGTATTGCCATTTTCGGATATAAAGGAAGCCCCTCGTAGTGTTCTGTAAGCTCGACTTGCCCACCTGAAGTGAGTTTTGCCATTTTAAGATAGAAAAAGCCGCCATATGTCTGTCCAGCGACTTGCGTTTCTCAAAGTGAGTATTGCCATTTCAGGATAAAAAAGCCGCATTGTATCTTCTAAGCGACTTGCCCTCCCGAAGTGAGTTATGCCATTTTCGGATATAAAGGAAGCCCCTCGTAGTGTTCTGTAAGCTCGACTTGCAAGGGATGGAGAGCGAGCAGAATGCTACGAGGGGCTCTATTTAATTATCCTAAAAGTGGCATTACGAACTCAATCCATGGAATACCCACCACAATAAAGATTGCGAGGTAGATAATCCCAAAGATAGCGCCTAATTTCCAGAATTCAGGACCTTTGTTATAGCCACTAGCAAACCAGATTGGGCTGTGACCTGTACCATATGGTGTAAGGATACCCATAATACCCATTGGTACTAATAGAATCAACATAACTTGAGCTGGATCAACACCAGGAATTTGAAGAATTAGAGTAGCAAACAAGCCTACCATAGCTGTTACATACGCTGTACCAGAAGCAAAGAAGTAACGAAGCAAGCAGAATGCTAACAATAAACCTAGAACAGCCATTGTTGGATCTAAAGAAACTAAAGAACCACCTGCAGATTTAGCAAGCCATTCTAAGAAGCCTACGTTCTTAAGACCAGAAGCCATAGGCACGAGTGTAGCGAACCAAGTCAAAACATTCCATGCTGGTTTGTTAGCAAGGAAGTCTTGCCATGTCATAATCTTAGTGAAAATCATCAAGATAATAACAATTAAAGCCGTTGTAGTTGGGTTTACTTTGAATGTAGAAGCACCAATCCATAGTACAAGAGCCAATACAGAAATCAAGGCCATGAAGATTTCACTACGTGTCATAGAACCTAATTTCTTGTATTCATCTTTTGCCCATGCTGCAATTTCAGGGGAACCTTTTACCTCTGGTTTGCAGAATACATAGGTCAATAATGGTGTGATGATGAACAAAATAAGACCTACTGGCAAGAATGCAAGGAACCATGTGCCCCAGTTAGCAGCTACGATACCAGATTTAGCAGACAATTCTAGAGCCAATGGGTTTGGCGCTGCGCCAGTCAAGAAAATAGAGCTAGATACACATGTAGTTGCCAATGCTACCCAGTTCAAATAAGAACCAATTTTACGAGGGTTCTTATCTGGATAGGAATCGAACATTGGGCAAATACTAGATACAATTGGATAAATCGTACCACCGGAACGAGCCGCATTACTTGGAATGAATGGAGCCAACACAAGGTCAGTAATAGCAATGGCATAACCAAGACCTAAAGAGGACTTACCAAGCTTTGCTACCAAGAACAAGGCAATACGACGGCCAAGACCAGAGTTTTCATAACCAATACCGATCATGAAAGCTGCAAAGATCAACCATACGATGGCATTAGAGAAACCACTGAGGCCCCAACTGATAGCTTGTGCATCAGTAATCGCCTTTGCTACACCAGTTGCTTTATCTACAACAGGTGCAGGACCTACTTTAAACAACATAGATACGGTAACTGCAATGATACCGATAAAAGCTGGTGGCATTGGTTCTAAAATCAACCCTACCACGAGGCCAGCGAAAATACTTACATAAATCCAAGAATTTGCGCTAAGACCTTCAGGAGCACCGATGAGCCATACAAGAATAGCTACTACAAGCGGTGCGAATAATTTCCAATTCAACTTCATTAGAAACTCTCCTTACTACTTCAAAACAAAAATTGCAAAAATTGCCTATTTAGTATATCAAAAATTTTAATAAGATGATATAAACTTAATCATAATACTTATTAATTGATAATAAACTTTTAGTAATAAATTTCATCCTACTAGTAGTAGAAAACGGCACCATTGTGAAACAAGGGACACATCACGAACTGATAGAGCGTGGTGGTCACTATAAAGAACTCTATGAAAACTATGCGGCAGGCATGACAGTATAAGTCAATCTAACAAAAGTTCCACCTTGTATCAGCCAATAATATCCTCATGTTATCTCATATAAATAGAACCCCTAATAAGTAAAAACTTATTAGAGGTTCTTTTATTTATTCCTATATAGCTGTTCGTGCCTATATATCACATTATTATATTCTATTCACCTTTTGGTACGAACCATAGGCCATTGTTATTTTTTTCCATGTAGTCTTTGAATTCTTGAGAGTGGTAAGCTGCTACGATGTCTTTTGCCCATTGTGCATCTTTGTTTTTCTCATTAACTACGAGTTGTAATAACCATTGTGGTAATACGTCTTCATTTGCCAATGCAGATTTAGGATCAATTTTTGCATTATAGATAATAGCGCCTGTAATAACGATATAATCAAAGTCAGTACGTACAGAAGGAATTGTAAGGGATTTCATTTCTGTAAATTTAAGATGTTTAGGATTTTCAATAATATCTGCTTGAGTTACTGTTGCTAAATCTTTGTTAGGATCAAGCTTAATCCAACCGATTTTTTGCAATAACGCATAAGCACGAGCCATGTTGGATGCATCATTAGGTACAGCAATAGTGTCGCCATCTGCCACTTGATCTAAAGATGTTTTAGACCCACTAAAGATACCTGCTGGTACTGTTGGAATTGGTGTTAATGCTACAAGATGACCATTTTGTTTTTCGTTAAAGTTTTTCATGTATGCTGTATGTTGTTCAACGTTAAAGTCAACCTCACCATCACTTAATACTTGGTCAGCTTGTACCAAATCAGACATATCTACGCCTTTAAAGGTATAGCCTTGTTTCTCCAAAATTGGTTTTACACCTTTTTCAAACAATTCAGAGTAAGGGCCTTGAGATTTACTGTAGGTTAACTCTTTTTTTGCACCATTATCGCTATTATTAGAACCGCAGCCGGCGATAAAAGCTACGCTAAATACTAATGCCGCACCAAGGGCAAGAAGCTTTTTAAATTTCATAGTATTTTCTCCTATACTTTCACAATCAATATAACTAAAATCTATTTCATCAAATTAGGAACGACGCGCACGACGTGCAAAGTAGTTTCCTATTGTTTGAATAATTTGAACAAAAATAATCAAAATAACTACGGTAAATAACATCAATGGGAAGTTCAACCGTTCATAACCATAGGTGAGGGCCAAATCACCTACACCACCTGCACCAATAGCACCAGCCATAGCAGTAGCACCGATTAGACCAATAGTACCCGTTGTAATAGATAAAATAAGCGAACCTTTTGCTTCTGGTAAAAGAAAATGCCAAATCACTTCAAAATGAGAGGCCCCCATCGATTGTGCTGCCTCGATAATGCCTTTATTAACCTCTAAAATAGAGTTCTCAAAAAGTCGAGCCAGATACGGTGCAATGAATATAACAAGTGGTACAATAGCCGCTGTTGTGCCAACACGAGTACCTACAATCATCTTAGTTAACGGTAATATAAACACCATTAAAATGATAAATGGTACGGAACGCACAATATTAACAATTGTATTTGTAATGGTATAAACAATACTATTTTTAACGATACCATTAGGATTTGTTACTACCAGTGTAACTGCGATAATTAGACCTAATACAGTACCAATGAATAGAGATAGGAACACCATATATAATGTCTGTTCTGCAGCTAATAATAACTGCGATCCTGGAACACCAAGTTCTTGCATGAAGAAATCCATTATAGTGTCACCTCCTGCCATTCAATACCTTGAGCAACAAGATACTCTTTTACCTTGCCCACCTCAAGATCATCGCCAATAAACTGAACAATGAATATACCAAGTACAGTATGTTCTAACTCTGTTACCGTAGCAAATAATACACTCGTTTCTAAATCATAGGTTTTATTAATATGATATAGAACATTATCTGTCGTATTATTTCCTAAGAAATGCATCTTAAGAATTGTGTATGGCCTTTTATCACAAGCTAATGTATGTTTCACTGTTGATGGAATTTCATTAGGAATTACAGTCCTAACAAATCGCTTTGTTGTTTCGTGTTTAGGTTTACTAAACACCTCAAGTACAGATCCGCTCTCTATGAGCTTTCCATGCTCCATAACTACAACTCGATTACATATTTTCTGAATTACATCGATCTCATGAGTTACGATAACTACTGTTACTCCTAGTTCACGATTAACACGTTCTAGTAATTGTAATATAGATTCTGTTGTATCAGGAT is part of the Veillonella sp. genome and encodes:
- a CDS encoding ECF transporter S component, yielding MSTKSITGTGLLLAVALLAQSLRLIFPFIPNQVSMFLIGSITSATFVLATWRYGWKNGLVIAWIAPVVAHLQGMLPLPPFILITALGTTAYVFVAYWLQHKPKVLLIIVAALVKAGVLFGGYSLFFSLFQFPPKIVNTMLFVSSWPQLVTSSLGIILALLITKRTKK
- a CDS encoding PACE efflux transporter; translation: MSASERVVQSILYEVGCILIGCLVMLFVPHDGQPFVLMVIFSLLAMVWNFVFNWIFDKLVPGDRLERGPVIRTIHAVLFEGLFMIATVPIIMYMMHMSFWMAFVTDITMTLVILGYTYVYNWVYDRARLYFVEA
- a CDS encoding DASS family sodium-coupled anion symporter; its protein translation is MKLNWKLFAPLVVAILVWLIGAPEGLSANSWIYVSIFAGLVVGLILEPMPPAFIGIIAVTVSMLFKVGPAPVVDKATGVAKAITDAQAISWGLSGFSNAIVWLIFAAFMIGIGYENSGLGRRIALFLVAKLGKSSLGLGYAIAITDLVLAPFIPSNAARSGGTIYPIVSSICPMFDSYPDKNPRKIGSYLNWVALATTCVSSSIFLTGAAPNPLALELSAKSGIVAANWGTWFLAFLPVGLILFIITPLLTYVFCKPEVKGSPEIAAWAKDEYKKLGSMTRSEIFMALISVLALVLWIGASTFKVNPTTTALIVIILMIFTKIMTWQDFLANKPAWNVLTWFATLVPMASGLKNVGFLEWLAKSAGGSLVSLDPTMAVLGLLLAFCLLRYFFASGTAYVTAMVGLFATLILQIPGVDPAQVMLILLVPMGIMGILTPYGTGHSPIWFASGYNKGPEFWKLGAIFGIIYLAIFIVVGIPWIEFVMPLLG
- a CDS encoding MetQ/NlpA family ABC transporter substrate-binding protein — translated: MKFKKLLALGAALVFSVAFIAGCGSNNSDNGAKKELTYSKSQGPYSELFEKGVKPILEKQGYTFKGVDMSDLVQADQVLSDGEVDFNVEQHTAYMKNFNEKQNGHLVALTPIPTVPAGIFSGSKTSLDQVADGDTIAVPNDASNMARAYALLQKIGWIKLDPNKDLATVTQADIIENPKHLKFTEMKSLTIPSVRTDFDYIVITGAIIYNAKIDPKSALANEDVLPQWLLQLVVNEKNKDAQWAKDIVAAYHSQEFKDYMEKNNNGLWFVPKGE
- a CDS encoding methionine ABC transporter permease — its product is MDFFMQELGVPGSQLLLAAEQTLYMVFLSLFIGTVLGLIIAVTLVVTNPNGIVKNSIVYTITNTIVNIVRSVPFIILMVFILPLTKMIVGTRVGTTAAIVPLVIFIAPYLARLFENSILEVNKGIIEAAQSMGASHFEVIWHFLLPEAKGSLILSITTGTIGLIGATAMAGAIGAGGVGDLALTYGYERLNFPLMLFTVVILIIFVQIIQTIGNYFARRARRS